Genomic window (Candidatus Cloacimonadota bacterium):
CCGCCCTCTCCGCGGAAATCGCCCATTCCCACCACTGGCCTTGCCTCGCGCTCGGACCTTGGCTCAAACTGGGCGGGAAAGCCCAACGCGTCGCCCACCGCCACCCCGGTCAGGATGGCCCGCATCAATTCAGAGCTGTTCGCCTGTTTCACATTGATCTCCTGTGTCAACCCTTGCCGGCATGTCAATTTCAGCCCGAGCGCGCCGGCTTTCTCGCTATGGAGCATGGCTGTTCCCAAAATGAAGTGAATCTGGTGATACTCCGGGGGGTATTCTTCAGCGCATCGCGCTTCTGAGCAGTTCCACCAGCCTGGGGTCGGTTTCGGGATAATCCAGAGCGTAATCCAGCGGGGTCCTGCCCTCGAACCGCAGGAAGGGACTGGCTCCCAGCCCGATCAGCGCTTTGGCTCCCTCGAAATCGTTTTGCATGGTGCAGGCTATCAGGGAGGTCTTGCCTTCGCTGTCACGGGCATTCACATCCACCCTGGACACCAGCATGTCAAATATGGCTTTGTAGCTATCGGGATCGTAGGTCATCCCCAGTTCGGATACCTCGTAGCCTTCGACCAGCAGCAGGCCAGGATCGAACAACCTCACCTCCATCTCCGGGATCTCCCAGGCATAAAAACTGTCCACACCGCCGGCGGCGATCACCAGGTCGGAGGCGTTTACAGCCACTCCGGCCGTGTTCACCAGATAATCCACGATATCCGCTGCCCCGGCGGCTATGGCATAATCCAGCATGCCGGCCGGATCGCAAAACTTAATCTTTCGTTCTACTATTTGGCGCACCATGTCCAGACAGCCGTTGGCGGCCGCGTATGCGCCCGGGTCCCGGTCGGAATAGTCCTCTGCGGCATCCTCATAACGCCCGTAATTGTCGAGCAGCCATTCCAGCACCTCCACGTTGTCGTGGACGGTAGCATAGATGGCGGCGGTGCGCCACTTCCAATCTCTGTAGATGAGGTCTGTGTGCTCGCGCACCTTGGCCACCACATCTTGATTGCCCCTGCATTCCGCGGCATAGAAAAGGGCGATCCGCTCCCATTGGTCCCAGTGAATGCAGTTGGCGTCACGGTCCAGCAGCAGATGTGCGATTTCGCCGTTGTTGCTGAACAGCGCGGCCTGCAAAGCGCTCACCCCGGAGGGGCTGAGGGCGGCGTTTGGGTTGGCATCGCGCTCCAGCAGGACGCGCACCACCTCGGTGTTGCCCAGATAGGCGTGTTTGATCAGTTCCCAATCGTATGTGCGGTAATCCAGGCTTTTCACATAGGCCAAAGCGTCCTCGATCCGGTACTCATCGGGCGTGGCCGGCCTCAGAACGACATCCTCACTCTGTCTGGGTTTTTCCTTAACTTCCGTCTTGCTCTTGCTGTCCCCCTCCAGGGGAACAGGCTTGATGTACTCAAGGTCAAACGCGGAAACTGTTGCCAGCAGAGCCAATAAAACCAAAATCAGCGTAAGCTTCATGATCATCTCCTTTGCCGTTTTCCGGGCGGGACCTGCTGCAGACTGGACCAACCCGGTGGCGTCATTGTCTTGGATCTCCATCCAGAATGTCAATCGTTTTTTTCTCATCGCCCCGTCTGTTCTCCCCTGAAGCGCCACGCCGCTTGTCATTCCGGGGAAAGGGCTTCAGCCCTTGGGACCCTAGGATAAGATCGTAACGGTGGTTTCAGTAATCAACATAGCCCTGCCTTATGCTCTTTTCTCTGGGTCTCCGTGTCTCCGTGTCTCCGGGTTGATGATTCTTTGTTAAACCTTGCTTGTCAGCTTCCTGTCCGCCTCCCGTTCAGTTCCCATT
Coding sequences:
- a CDS encoding ankyrin repeat domain-containing protein, giving the protein MKLTLILVLLALLATVSAFDLEYIKPVPLEGDSKSKTEVKEKPRQSEDVVLRPATPDEYRIEDALAYVKSLDYRTYDWELIKHAYLGNTEVVRVLLERDANPNAALSPSGVSALQAALFSNNGEIAHLLLDRDANCIHWDQWERIALFYAAECRGNQDVVAKVREHTDLIYRDWKWRTAAIYATVHDNVEVLEWLLDNYGRYEDAAEDYSDRDPGAYAAANGCLDMVRQIVERKIKFCDPAGMLDYAIAAGAADIVDYLVNTAGVAVNASDLVIAAGGVDSFYAWEIPEMEVRLFDPGLLLVEGYEVSELGMTYDPDSYKAIFDMLVSRVDVNARDSEGKTSLIACTMQNDFEGAKALIGLGASPFLRFEGRTPLDYALDYPETDPRLVELLRSAMR